The genome window ttattattatcatttcattgtttaactgtaaaataactattaactaaagtttaattaactatctgatggttattataaagttaTATCCCATAATAAGGCCAGCAgcaaacagaggaagaacaggTGTTTTTGTGTAACcggggggtgggggtaggggggtgagggggggttgGGTTTCGTACCTtcagcaggtggaggtggaggcggCGGCTGGCGGCGCTGACCGCCGTCACTTTGCCGCTTCCTGCGGGGCCGTGCAGCAGGACggtgcagccaatcagagacgaGCTGCAACAAGACACGACGCTGTGAGCCGTCACATGACCACACGTCCCATCATGCCTCTGGGTGCGACGCTCGgatttgaatgaaaaacatgagacgcttgttgttttgtctcttcagtttccttttttacttaattatttACTAATCGATTTATTCTTTAGTGCTTTATAACTACAAAATAAAggctatttctatttctgtttccaACATGAAGACAAAACCTTCCAATTATTGAAgttctgctgattttttttttttttttttggttaattggCTTTAACTGGAAAGCTCAGACTACCTGTGTAGTGTGTTACCTGTGTGGTGTGTTacctgtcagctgtgttacctgtgaggtgtgttacctgtgtcaggtgtgttacctgtgtcaggtgtgttacctgtgtcAGGTGTGTTACCTGTGAGGTGTGTTATCTGTGAGGCGTGTTACCTGTGTCAGGTGTGTTACCTGTGAGGCGTGTTACCTGTGTcaggtgtgttacctgtgtcaggtgtgttacctgtgtcAGGTGTGTTACCTGTGAGGTGTGTTACCTGTCAGGCGTGTTACCTGTGTCAGGTGTGTTACCTGTGAGGCGTGTTACCTGTGTCAGGTGTGTTACCTGTGAGGCGTGTTACCTTTGAGGTGTGTTACCTGTGCGGTGTGTTACCTGTTAGGTGTGTTACCCGTGTCAGCTGTGTTACCTGTGAGGTGTGTTACCTGTGAGGTGTGTTACCTGTGCGGTGTGTTACCTGTgaggtgtgttacctgtgtcaggtgtgttacctgtgaggtgtgttacctgtgtcaggtgtgttacctgtgaggtgtgttacctgtgtcaggtgtgttacctgtgtcAGGTGTGTTACCTGTGAGATGTGTTACCTGTGTCAGGTGTGTTACCTGTGCGGTGTGTTACCTGTGCGGTGTGTTACCTGTGTCAGGTGTGTTACCTGTCAGGTGTGTTacctgtcagctgtgttacctgtgtcaggtgtgttacctgtgaggtgtgttacctgtgtcAGGCGTGTTACCTGTGTcaggtgtgttacctgtgtcaggtgtgttacctgtgtcAGGTGTTACCTGTGTcaggtgtgttacctgtgtcAGGCGTGTTACCTGTGTCAGGCGCGTTACCTGTGAAGCGTGTTACCTGTGTCAGGCGTGTTACCTGTGTCAGGCGTGTTACCTGTGTCAGGCGTGTTACCTGTGTCAGGTGTGTTACCTGTCAGGCGTGTTACCTGTGCTGGATGTAGGGCAGgatgatgctgctgatgtgCTCGACGGTGCTGCAGAGGCCTGCAGGCGTCAGGCTGCTCCACAGAGACGCTCCCTCCAccgaccagcagggggcagcgcTGTTGGTGGACGCTCCCTGAccaacacataataataattatagccTACACTGTaatacactgaataaaaaatgtaaatatcattTTGATGCACAGCATTTCCCATTAGTTTGCAGATGTCAGCATCAGGGCGGAGCCGTGCCGACTGACtaaatgttttctttataaGCAgccaggggtcagaggtcaaagttcACCATGTAGAGTGACGTGTGCAGTCTGTCTGCCAGGTAGaatcctccatcctcctcctcttctttttcttctgctgaTCCACAAACCTTCTGCACTCTGAAGTAAACCACTGGGCACctgcagggtcagaggtcagaggtcagacagGCTCAAACCTCATATGTGCAATATTGTGCTTCTATTAAAGGATCAGTGATTCTGGATGTTTGGCCCgttttctccacattttccatgtcaacaaaccaGTTATCAAATTATTCCAGGAGCTACCTCcactaaattattataattaaagtTGTTagcaaagtttatgtgtcaggtcctttatgtttctttgttgacgaccgaaatagccctttaaataaaacataacaccaccccacttatacatccagtattcctgttacgccactatggaaaaatatgcaaatcaccataaaatgatgtgatgtgttacaaagtgtgaacaggccattgaaaacatatcatgtgaATTTACCCGATAATACCCATTagattaggaaaactcattaaatatgaagcaaaaaaaaaaaaatgatgttaatcatttatttagggACGTTAATCActgactggggtcaaattgagcccaaagaTAATGTTAGGGTTAAAAACCTGACATGACGTTTTATTTCCTGCAGGGGAACACCTGCCGCCTCAGGGGACGCACCTGTTGATTCCCTCCGAGTTGTTCTCCAGGACGTCTGGATGGTTCTCAACCGGGACGGTCAGAACGTCTCCCTGAGAAACCAGTCTGCAGAGACGAGAGGGGGAGCTGGTTAAACTGGAtagagttctcaaattctgcctGAACCCGACATTTTTGGGAAGGATCGGGCCTAAAATATATGTGAATtggtcgggtagggtcgggcttcggggtctggttctgtggtgaagctgcctttcacCAACTATTATGTCtgttctctcactgctgctAGAATCTGAGCCACCGGCACTGCTAAATAATGGTGAATttggtgatctttttttttccccccttttttttcgggctttatcgggctgtcgggcctaaagtttggctaattagtagggtagggtagggcctcaGGCTGGCCCAGTATGGCCCGGGTAGGGTAGGATCTTAATTTtcggcccgatgagaactctaaacTGGGAGCAGCTCGACAGACAGATGAGGAACAGGAGACACGTCctcaaaagaaaaattaaaaacacaagaaagaaaCATTAGAAGTGGCTCCCGGTTCATCGCTGTCACTACAGCCGGAGGTTCAGCTGGCAGCTGCTGGCACAtgacaggaaaaacagcagctgctccGGATTCTCTGCCTCTTTAAGGTcaatgaaactttattgatccctgctGAGTTTTTGCAGCATCAAACAGTAACAGGataacaatctgctgattctgggctcagatcagcaggatctccttgttcctgaatcccatgtcagagtagaatctgctgaggggatcagctgcaggcctgagacaaggccagcagggggcagcacaggtggaggctcggccagagaggaggaggaaacagatagatagatgtactttattaatcccaaaCTGGGGAATtacttgtgttacagcagcaatggaAAGTTTCCATTCCTGCTGTTTCCAttggaaacataaaaaaaattaaatagaataaatgcaaaaatatatacaataaagactatatacagtaaatatgaaatatgagatGTTAGATGGttgcaatattttaaaaaaaacagaatgagtgtatattaactaagatataaataaataaatatactgtttatttatatcttagttaatatacactcattgtttttttaaaatattgcaaCCAtctaccatctgtatatttcatatttatcatCTCATATTTACCATCTgcatatttcatattgttagatgtttatattttttactatattttttttgcatttattctatttaattttattttatgtttccattgctgctgtaacacaagaatttcccagtttaggattaataaagtacatctatctatctaaaactAGTTTACGAGTTTATTCGTTACTTGCGATGAACAGACCTGACTTACAGCGGGCACAGAGGAAGTTCAACAAACATGGTGGAAAATATGTGCAAAAATATGCCAAATATAAACAAAGTTGGcatttgatatgaaaacacaacaaaccctGCAAAACTAAACATGTGTGTGTAACGAATGAGACGTGGGCAGCTTGCTGACCTGGGCGAGCTGAAGTGCTCGGACAGCAGCGCGTCGCAGCCACCGGGGGCGCTGCAGAGCGGCGACACCACCGGCTGGATGTGAAGCTGGCCGGCAAACGGAGGAGCCGCCGAGCGACAGGAGGAGTCTGAGCGCCGGCCGCCGGGCTCCGAGGCCTGCTGCCACCTctgggacaaacacacacactgcagtcactACACCACATCACAGTATGATATGTTAGATTAAATCATATTAtagtacagtggtggaaaaaagttttcggacacccttaaaattttacacgatctcaaatattatcatgaaatatttgtggaaaaatcttttttgtgtttcaaaaggtgtggctgcattagacagatacaaacaaatacaagttaaatttttttttttattgtttacaagaaaaactaaccaaactaaattcttgacagtgtaatctttatcttcaggtgtttcctgcgttaggttccttgttttagccatttttgtgtctgaagaactttcagatgtgctgctttatatagacaccaagcttggcaacaacaATTGGGtcttaataaaaagaacgaccttcatcactcgtaccaaaatgacccaatactcaaaatttcttatgtatttttatggaaccaatcaatttaaagtttttaatggcttttttaggatttgtttagtattttggctgtgactgtactaaaagaaattgcacttgaagacctaagagtgattcttaatgcaatatttcacaaatgcatggggtgtcccaaaacttttttccaccactgtatattatAGTATACTTATGTGTATAGCACCTTTTCAGACATAGTTACAAACTGCTttgataaaacataaaaataataaattaataaaatgtattcTAACTAACTTAAGATTCATTTCCGTTCTATGACTGATATACATTATAAATTAATTTGTGTTattctgcatttcatttcacagaATATTGTTTTATAGTGACACTTTATAATAATGACTAAACGCTATAAAAGGAGGTAGAagtccatttaaaaaacaaaagcccaGAACTTCTGATATCAGTTCATGGATCGGTGAATTTTGTCTGGATTGGCACCCGATACCAGTGCATCGCTGTTTCATTTTGATGATGTTATGATTATATTGTTAGTTATATTGTTATGGGCCGGTGCTGTGAGTATTATGCAGTTTCAGGGTCTGGTCAGCAGGGGGCGTCACCTTGATCCTCAGGCTGCTGGTGCCGACAGCGAGCGGCTCCCCCTCCGTCAGGTTGAACCAGAGCGTGGACGATATGAAGCCGACCTCGTGGTGGGGCTCCAGCTCCGGGCTCGATGTGAGATCCACGACCACCACGGAGGCCGGACGGGCTCGGGGCCGGTCCGGGGCGTCGGCCGCCTGCGGGCCGGCGGGTCTGGAGCAGCTCGGCCGGGACAGCAGCACCCACTCCCGGTTGAAGAGTCCCAGTCTGAGAAGCAGCTGCTTGCTCACAAACACGCAGCCGTCTCCATCGACGGCGGCGCCCTGCTGACCTCCGACCCCGAGCCAGCGCCGGGTGTCCACCACCCGGACGTCCACCCTGCACTCCAGCGCCCGCAGCACGCCCGACAGCCCCGAGCCCAGCAGCTTCCTGTTGTCCAGCAGGGAGCTTCCCACGCCCAGGCTGTCGGCGTAGTGCGCGAAATCCGAGACGAACACTCTGCTGAgctgcctgcagggggcgccgcctCCCGGAGGCTCCCACGAGTCCCAGCAGTCGGTCAGAAGCAGCGAGGTGTCAGCCGTGATCCTGCCCTGGGACACCGGGCTGCACCCCAACACCTGCAGGTCCAGGAGGTTCTGCTGCACCTGAGACCAGAGGAGACGAGAGAAGAAAGGATGAGGAAAACATGAGATGAGATCAGAGGAAATGAgaagaaatgaaatcaaaataaatgtatggaACACAAGAATAAATGACATGAGATTAAACATAAGAAATGAGGTGAGAAGAAAttaaatgagattaaaaaatttgaggaaaaaataagacaagatcAAAAGAAATAAGgagatgcaataaaaaatgtatgagatgagatgaaatgagatgacatgaaaatgagtGACAAGTCAAGATTAAACATAAGAAGAAATAAGAGGCGGGAGGAAATTAGATGAAATTAGAAATTcgccaaaaaaagagaagaaatagACGAATGAGATGAGAGAAACTGAGGAAATAGAAAAGAGATCAGAGGAAACGAGCTGAGACGTCAGAATGATAAGGCATTAGACGatgaaattaaatgatatgaagaaatgtgaaattgtgaaattcacatgatgatatgttttcagtttcctgtacacactttgtaacgcgtCGGTTATAAATagcaaaaatctgtacttagaaataatataaagccattaaaacaccaaaaattaatatttctttccagtttggtgatttgcatatttttccatagtggcgtaacaggaatactggatgtataagtgggggtgagggttatgttttatttaaagggctatttaggtcgtcaacaaagaaacaaagtaccTGACATAAACTTTGggaacaattttaattataataatttagtggaggtttaaactgctggggtcaaactgagcccaaacatacaagatgtttgtaaatttgaacagGACGGTTAAATACTGTGTTCATGAGCTTACTCCgagtttttattcatgtgtgtctagaaaaaaaaaattaaaattaaaatattggtGTATTAGACATATGCCGAATTGAAGAGTGGATCCTAATCCCTGATTTaagatgatgaataatttaaTCTGccggctctgtgtgtgtccgcCGATGAGCAAGCCtttaatagtccagtaattttaggccaaaattggggtcaacctaggacaaactgcaagagaagcaaactcaactgattctgtatcctcagtttgtcctgagtgaggggaaaaaagtcccaagaaatcccattggtggaaagttttgaaaatcacctatttatgaccacatattaccaaaaaacactgtttttaacacacacgggaaaggggttcaacatttgactttcagatatcactataaaaattcacaagttgattacacacacaaagacaagaaaaaaagtaaattacaagttctttgaattattctgtttacacatgcatatcacacattatctgatttgatatgtgctaataaggaatataaggaataaatgccagaacagatatttaaacggtgaattaaaaggttactatatatacagtaagtcaattacaagttcataagtaggtgattttcaaaactttccaccaatgggattccttgggactttttttcccctcactcaggacaaactgaggatacagaatcagttgagtttttttctcttgcaatttgtcctaggttttttcataaaatgactggactataaatgccatatttttgaATGGAGTTCAACGAGCGGCGGTGCAGACTCCCGGCTGCCCGGGCCGGCCGGGCTGGCTGTACCTGCGCCGGGTCTTCTCCCAGCAGCGGGTGtcgcggcagcagcagcgggtCTCCCTCCCGGGCCAGGACGCACTGTCCCGGGCAGGACAGAGCCAGCAGCCCGCTGGAGAAGCGGTCCGACCCGGCCCACCTGAAGCTCTGCCTGCTGCGGGCTCCCAGCGTCACTCGGTCCAGGCTGACCGGCGGCAGCGGCCGCAGAGCCCCGCCGCCGAGCCGCTGCAGGCCGTAGTGCCGCAGGAAGAAGCGGCTGGTGAAAAGTCTGATGTGGTTCTTGTCGGAGTCCGAGTCCGGGCCGCCTCCCCCTCCGGAGCCCGTCAGCTCCTCCGTGCTTGGGTAAACACAAAGTAAAATCCCTAACTTCCTGGCTTTTCCCGGGAGCCGGGCCCTGTGCGGGGTGAAGACCGCCGTCGGCGCGTCTGTTTTATCCGAGAAAAGTGCGTTCCAGTGCGGCTTCAGCAGGAGGACATCCAGCAGGTTCAGGTGAGACGGGAAACTCTCCAAACAACACAACTCCACCTGCGCCGCCATGCTTAACAACTACGTCATCACCACTTCTTCTTCGTGAGTGTTTTGTGGACGGTTATCCGGCGTTTAATCACCGCCGCCTGCTGGACGACAAGAGGTACTTCAATATAAAAACCAATGAAAAACCTCAGCGTTAACTccgttattacagtttttctccattggtttggctcatttcttgaaacagaaatgacattctcaaaataacatggacaaaactccaaacctcTTTGCAATTGTTCACAACAAACTGGAACTTCTCGTTCATTTCATGAAATGGCAAATGTCTTAGTACATGTCTCAATGTCTCAGtacatctttgcaaatgatttagtacagttagcctacagttagcacaatttccaagtgaatagatcttgttgatctaaactgactgttgggttctcagtctaatggttgttctctccaaaacatgtcagcatcatttcattgtataagtcatcacatgcacaatagtCTGTTCAGTTGGCAAAATGAGTCAAGAACATAATACCATGAATAATACCATATATGGATCTCttggaacatttgataaattgtttatagttttttttttttttccaatcatttttttccagtataatgaaactgggatccactttgtcgtcatcttcacctccaaaccacagcagaggttttcttttgcaaatgggttcataccttttcattggattcacacattttacacgctcttttgcacaacacttctcacatttgtcatttacacggccctgactccattgacttcactgtggtagtcaaaagcaaaacatctgctcacagctgatagaaatgacctgcatcactgtgaaatcactagtgcatctgcatcactgccctatcagccaatcaccaatcaccaatcagtcagtatgcacctacagaaaaggggcctataaattgtattctgtatttttttcaactcctttgagtttttctgtgtaatactgtttgtgaattacagtatttaaatttttgccatcaatacagtaaaatttcacttcaaagtctttctgagtttggatgcagttctttactgtaagttcacatttgaatgtgaacacaggagaaccttgttcaaactgacagctgtattttgttttgtgttgtcagctgtgttacagtacagtagagctgactgaaggaatctactcatttgggcaaaagttgagttgtttgagggaaatattggcttttgctacttgctttacaatatgtaactatgtaaattgtcaaaaaatatgactgcaatccacacaggaaaaagtgaggttgaacctgctcagactaaaaagggtgtgttgcattttggtgttgagtatgaagtgagtgagtggctggatttactcacctgactgtaagttgtattgggcggtgacaaaatgtgcttttgcagcatgtttgaaatgttttgtcatggtaagagcctttcgcaaacaaaatgtgttattttgggaagagagcctctcattaggccgatggatttactgttttgataccagcgtttctgagttgacagaggaggtaaagcgattgaaaaaaaaccTGTAATGGTTACAATTTCCTTGGCAGTATGAGTGCAACGTGTGATGTCAAACCTTGGAGGCTACTCTTACCGtaaaatcctatttttttttttttttttcagttttatacacaattgtattctgttagctagacaaaaataattagtaCAGTAACCACTGTCAGTGAAGGACTGGGCTaagactgagaggtggacatgagTGATATTTCAATGGTCGAGTGaactgttttgggagagatatgagcttttgcaggtgaaccatggtgttgtgctgaaccatccaggttattttggcaaaagcGCCAAGAGTGTTGAGAACGTCcggtctgtttcaagaaatgagccaaagcaattgagaaggatctttctcattttgggggcactgactaattatatgggaaaggaatttagttctgaagcatgagtgaacagttttgggagagatatgagcttttgcaagtgatctatggtgttgtgctgaactgtaagactgttttgccaaatgatcttgaagttttgagaatgtaatttcggtttcaagaaatgagccaaaccaatggagaaaaactgtaacttcTGTATGGACAttgttgttcctgtaagaacggtgcgctgctatgcgaacaacaagccctggatcaccagtcacattaaaggcctcctgaaccagaagaagaaggccttcaAAGACGGTGATAAGCAGGAGCTAAAACGCGTGCAGCGGGAACTCAGAGTCCAGCTCAGGGAGGCAAAGGAGCAATACAGAAGGAAGCtggagcagaagatgcagaacaacagcatgaaggaggtgtgggatgggatgaagatcatcaccggctgcagatccaggcagggggccaccattgagggggatggggggagggcgaacgagttgaacaacttcttcaacaggtttgaccaccccatctcactctcacctctgatcaccctgccccccacaccctcctctgctccccaCCACCCACCACGGGTAGACACATGAACAGAGGAGACCCCCTCTCTGCCcacaatcacagcagcccaggtgtgtggagagctgaaGAGGCTTCGCCCCGgcaaagctgcaggtccagcaaagctgcaggtccaggtggagtatccccacgactgctgaaggcctgcgcgtcagagctgggagaccctctgcagcacatcttcaatctgagcctggagcaggggagggtcccactgcggtggaaaacatcatgcatcgtcccagtcccaaagaagccacgtcctgcagagctgaacgacttcaggccggtcgccctgacgtcacatgtgatgaagaccatggagcggctgctgctacaccatctgagaccgcaggtgagccatgccctcgaccctctgcagtttgcgtaccaggagaaggtgggagtggaggacgccattgtctacatgctacaccgatccctctctcacttggacaggggcagtggtgctgtgagaatcacatttctggatttctccagcgccttcaataccatccagccccagctgctcggtcacaaactgactgatatgggagtaggctcacacctgacggcatggatcatggactatctgacaggcagacctcagtatgtgcgactgggggactgcaggtcagacactgtgatcagcagcacaggagcgccgcaggggactgtactctctccagtcctgttcaccctgtacacgtcggacttccagtacaactcggagtcctgccacgtgcagaagttcgcggacgacacggccatcgtgggatgtatcagcggtggacaggaggaggagtacaggaaactcatccaggacttcgtagcatggtgcggttccaaccacctccacctgaacacctccaagacaaaagagatggtggtggacttcaggaggaccaggcctcacccggagcccataagcatcaacggtgcctgtgtggaaatggtgcggacctataaatacctgggagtgcagctggatgatagactggactggacggccaacactgaggctctgtgcaggaaaggacagagccgactgtacttcctcaggaggctggcgtccttcaacatctgcaaaaaactgctgctgatgttctaccagtctgttgtggagagtgccctcttctatgcggtggtgtgctggggaggcagcatcaagaagagggacgcctcacgactggacaaactggtgaggaaagcgggctctgttgtgggcacacaactggagagcctgacatccgtggcagagcaacgggcgctgagcaggctcctgtcaatcatggacaatccactgcatccactgcacagcgccaccaccaggcagaggagcagcttcagtgacaggctgctgtcattgtcctgctccaccgacagactgaggaaatcattcctcccccacgccatgcggctttttaactccacccggaggaaataactcttCTGTATGCACATTCTTCCCtccactcagcaccttaactaccccCCCCCCgatcctgaatcccagtaccgggcgtcgggttctgtcacttggtctcatggtctcgcaccaaccctgaacctccgtcaGAGCCTGTTGTTCcccaggtttaggttatttctgctgtttaaactgttcatattgctatttttcatatattcctcgtttatagtgtatatattgattgctgctatttatcatgtttatactgtgaatttggacattgcccacatctatgcacattgtatacatcgatgcacactggttttttggttttttatcatctatttatcatctgggtgctatttatttatttatcatctgtttatactgtaaatttgcacattgccctcatctatgcacattgtatacatcgatgcacattggttttactggttttattggttttttgcacattgtttttttttttttgcacattgggtacttagatctttagatctcgagggtcatcttttattctttatttttgatttactattcttcattttgattgaatcttgtactctgtggatactgctgaaaactgtgaatttccttcgggttgaataaagtatctatctatctctatctatctatctattaccAAGAACATTAATAATGTTGTTTCTGAGCCCCTGTCTGGGAACACTTTATCCTTTTGACAAGGCCGGGAGCCATTTGATATTGGAGTGGCTGCTGACAGGGAGACACATAAAAAGAGGTTTTGTAACTCAAACACAGGACATGCTCTCAT of Myripristis murdjan chromosome 1, fMyrMur1.1, whole genome shotgun sequence contains these proteins:
- the pex6 gene encoding peroxisome assembly factor 2; this encodes MAAQVELCCLESFPSHLNLLDVLLLKPHWNALFSDKTDAPTAVFTPHRARLPGKARKLGILLCVYPSTEELTGSGGGGGPDSDSDKNHIRLFTSRFFLRHYGLQRLGGGALRPLPPVSLDRVTLGARSRQSFRWAGSDRFSSGLLALSCPGQCVLAREGDPLLLPRHPLLGEDPAQVQQNLLDLQVLGCSPVSQGRITADTSLLLTDCWDSWEPPGGGAPCRQLSRVFVSDFAHYADSLGVGSSLLDNRKLLGSGLSGVLRALECRVDVRVVDTRRWLGVGGQQGAAVDGDGCVFVSKQLLLRLGLFNREWVLLSRPSCSRPAGPQAADAPDRPRARPASVVVVDLTSSPELEPHHEVGFISSTLWFNLTEGEPLAVGTSSLRIKRWQQASEPGGRRSDSSCRSAAPPFAGQLHIQPVVSPLCSAPGGCDALLSEHFSSPRLVSQGDVLTVPVENHPDVLENNSEGINRCPVVYFRVQKVCGSAEEKEEEEDGGFYLADRLHTSLYMGASTNSAAPCWSVEGASLWSSLTPAGLCSTVEHISSIILPYIQHSSSLIGCTVLLHGPAGSGKVTAVSAASRRLHLHLLKVDCVSLCSDSPAASEVKLTSAFLKAESLRPCVLLLRNLQLLLRPRGGADEDGRVQAALCHLLGSAPASVAVVATACRPRELSAGVMAAFVHQVALEGPGEEQRRAMLSSLSRDLRLGRDVGLDRLAKLTAGFVLADLCALLAEAGRAACRRLLHTCVGLQEEDLCSSEVTILNQDFTSALEALQDSQSQAIGAPKIPSVSWQDVGGLQQVKKEILDTVQLPLQRPELLSLGLNRTGVLLYGPPGTGKTLLAKAVATECSMTFLSVKGPELINMYVGQSEENVREVFSRAKSAAPCVVFFDELDSLAPSRGRSGDSGGVMDRVVSQLVAELDGLHSSVGVFVIGATNRPDLLDQSLLRPGRFDKLVYVGINEDRGSQLQVLKAVLRKFQLDPAVNLEDLVERCPAHMTGADLYALCSDAMTAAVKRKISLISEGLDSEDSPLLLSAEDFSRALESFKPSVSDQELLRYKHIQQKLTAK